GTACACGCATACAGCAGCAGGGGAGCCGCCACCTTCCAGCCATTCGGAGCCGGTCCTCAGGCTGCTCAGTATGACCTGGAGCCCGGTCACAGACAGCAGCGGGACTGTGAGGATTACTCAGGAAGCGGAGCTCTGCTGTTTCCTCCGCAGGGTACCGGTAAGGACCGGGACTGGAGTCCGGGAACGACGACAAGACCTGAGGATGAAACAGCCCTTCAGAGGAGGCAGGACCAGCAGTGGCTCGGACGGTTCCTCCAAGACAGAGACAACACTCCCAAGAGCCGGCAGACCCAGAAGCAGCAGACCCAGCAGCCGCCGCACCGCACCCCTGTGCCGGACCTCAGAGCGGCTCTGAACCGGGCAGCTCAGCTCGTCGCCCAGTTAGCAGAGTCCTGTGAAACTCTGAGGAACAACGTGGAGGACGGGTGTGTTTGGCCAGACTCTTATGTGGTGGCTTTAAATGTGAAGAAAGAGCTACAGGAGAAGCTCCAGGGCCTCGGTGACAGCGAGTGTTTAGCCGGCTGGAGAGCGAAGTTGTCCCGTGTTGCTAACAGGAGAGCTCGGCGACTGAGAGCCAGGAAGCTGTTCCAGGTGGAGGAAGAACACAGAGAGGAGCTCCTCGCTGAGAAGGAGGCTGCCATAAACAAGTGGAGGATGCAGCGGGTACACCaagtggaggagaagaagaaggtaaGTAGTAGTCCACGTCTGTCGGAGGATTCAAACATGTGTTCATTTTTGTCCACTTGGGGGCAGAATTATAAAGGAAACTCATGCATGTTATCACTTTATCTATCTCGGAACCgaaggaagagcgccgggcatTGATGCAAATTGTCGTagcggccaaacggcggtactacaacttccgtgtcagtcacgtgatgccattgggcccaaaatactttttcccatagacttacattgggaaagagacgtctgtaactcaagaggataatttttttaggtaaatcaacttcccagtatgaacactctaatagtccttatttaaatcattaggtcctaaaagttgtaaaatgcactaatagctgaatccagagttatttcccttcctccattcgtgtgaatgagacccagaccgaggctggagtgagggctgggaggcggagttaaaggaaacgctactgcgcctgcccTATGGGCCCAGTGGATGAGGAAGAACTGGAGCCTGCCTCcagcgctgtatccagttctccttATACATCCATGTACCCGATCCATCCCGGCTGCTCAATCTGCTTTGCATATgtgccaagcccccaggaagagctccGGTCGACGATCTGGAccttcgtagtggccaaacggcggtactgcaacgtccgtgtcagtcacgtgatgtcGTTGGGCCcagaaatactttttcccatagacttacattgggaaagagacgtctgtaactcagcggataattttttttaggtgaattaACTCTCCAGTaagaacactctaatagcccttatttaaatcattaagtttttaaagttgtaaaatgcacttatagctgaatccagagttatttcccttcctccgttcatgtgagtgagacccagaccgaggctagAGCgtaagccgtgacgacggcgtgacgttggtaccccgtgaccaagtcatgtgactgagcggacgctactgcgcatgtcccagttgcccaagatccgccaagatccgggtacttttccagacggatgtcgagccatttaggcttcatgcaccaatgagcaactctcataggaatgaacggggccccgcctccaacgctgtttccagttcttttaatatatCCATGATATGTGCGGGCGCGCTTACCCAGCATGCCTTGTGGGAAGACCcgcccctactctgcctctgattggctactgGCTTCTAAACATAAACGCTAACGGTAGGTAGCCTAGCTATGATGCTAACCGGAGCTGCTGAGCTGCCGTGGCGGAGGAGAGCGACTCAACCACGGCAGCTCTGAAGGCAGGCTACCCGGTCTGAACACCGGTATGTTGAAGCGAGAAATCATCTGTGTAGATTTTTTCAGAGTTGAGATGCTCCACACACTGGCGCGACAGCGAGCAAGCGCCTGCAGGGATTATCATCCAGCCACCCGGCCAGGCCACTGACAGAACCCGCTCTGAGCTGACTGGAGCTTTCTCCAATTGTCTTGGCAAAAGACTTCGATCATCTGCTGTCGCACCAGTTTGTAGCTTCTCAACTCCGAAaacatcaaacattttttataaacCTGCCAATATTCGAAATCTACACAGAtgatttcttgcctcaaaaatTCTCATAAGCGACTTTAATGATGAAACAACATACCGGTGTCCGGACCGGGTAGCCTACCTTCAGCTCCTATTAGCATCATAGCTAGGCTACCTACCGTTAGCGTTTAGGTTTAGAAGCCAGTAGCCAATCAGCGGCAGAGTAGGGGCTGGTCTTCCCGCAAGGTATACTGGGTAGCGTTCGAATAGTCTTTTCTCTTAAGAAGGTTCCGAAATGACCCGAAgtacctcagtagcagccatgacaagagctgtttgaattctccaaatgctaaggaaaggagctgcaatgcttcctttattatctccttaagcataggatacactggaccatcctttagcAAAGGAAAacagagaataacatcccacaattccttgcggccgcagcatttaaagtgtttttatctgtttctgTACCAGGAGCGGGAGCTGAAGCTGGCTGCGGACGCGGTTCTCTGCGAGGTGAGGAAGAAACAGGCAGATGTGAAGAGGATGCATGACATCTTGAGATCTCTGGAGAAACTGCGCAGACTGAGGAAAGAGGCAGCATCGAGGAAAGGTAAATTATTCAGCCATGCACCTTATTCCCAGACcggtgggcaactccggggtctgacaagtgaagccaatgcggaagtgccttaaacttttaTTCAGGGTCtggaataaacttcttttttttgcgctaaatgaagaaataacattctagatctgatgtcattcaatgttctaTATATTTTACActaaaacattatatgcatggtaaattccaGTGTTCACCCTATTTTTCGGaggtgggagggtactgtacacagtaccgTACTGTGCTTTGTTATTCATCtatcatctatagtggttatttgcataaaaacacacaattcaaatgataggaaataaatgtatttttatttaaatatttgctttgattacaataaactactaatgccaagatttgtatgtattataagctgcttagagctagtgttaggaagttaaacaggtcataatttgCTAAGTTTTTGAATGGTATATCAGGATGTCCAACTGATTCAGCAGCGATAACAGGTTAAAAAGATAAAGACAGAAGTTAAAGCCAGTGAACCAGCATCACCTGGTGAGCCAGACAGAAGACAATGAAATGTAAGAGCAACGCGGTTCCTGTAAAGCCCTGTAGGTCTTTATTCACTGTTACAATCATTAAAAATCAAAAGCAACATGTGTATACATTCGGTATACCTTCAGTAGCTAACGTAGCTTAGTGCTAAGTTGATGATGTGCTAACACACTCTGCTAGCTCCACAGGTTTTTACGTATATCTCTTCCAACCTCTCTGGGTAACGAGTTTCGCCATTACAAAACGGTTAACCGTGACTAACTCAaaatccacaaaaccagcctgaaaatgaagaaaatgtgaaatgaatGCATTAGAGTCGATGGAGCACAGCTGTATAGTTGTCAGACCTTGGTCAAAGCTTGCCAATGCTGCactatgattggccagtctgcgttCAAGGGGATGGACTTAGTAAAGGGtcaattccctctctaatatctatctcatattactgtgaaaacacctccttcaaacaactgtaatTATTCAAGTGTCTGGCCAAAAACTACATTGTACGAGATTACATTTAACACTTCAtgataacattttaatttaccttcgcccagtgctcatttttactgaacagagtGTGAACCTGTCATAGGGTAACTCAATGGAGCCTCCGTTAACGTTCGTAGCTCTGTTATCTAGCCAAACAGGACAGTACTGTCCACCTGCTGCTAACAGGTAGCGTTACTAGTTCTTCTtctgttgatttcaacacagatttgttgttcacagtgtagcGTTACCAGGGACAAAATAGGGTGCGTCGCCTCAGGTGTAGTAGTGCCATGCTTtcgattgttttgtttttttctctcccacaTGGCTCTGGTcctaaacaaactgaaacatgatacagcgtgtgTATGGCGTTACTTCATTGTGCATGTGTAACTGTTGGAAAGCAGTAAGAGGAATCAATAGTCATGGAGGCATGCGATACCAAGGACTGGGACAACTAGGAACTGGTTCTCAACAAGAACcgattctctattcccatccctAGCGTTTTCCCACTCTGCCAAAGTACAGAGTCCACACTGTACGCAGTGTAACCTGTAGCCTACAGTCTGTACAGGACAGTGTAGACTACAGTctctaactgtgtgtgtgttgcaggtatCGTCACTGAGCGAGAATGTGACGAGGCCTTCGGCAGCAGACTGGAGCAGCTGAGGAATGTGATGAAGAAGAGGACAGCGATCTACTCCACAGAGGAGAAGGCTTTGATGGTGATGCTGgaaggagagcaggaggaggagaggaggagagagcaggagaaacgagtgaagaaggagagggagagacaccTGCAGAGGAAACGCAGAGTgaacacaatgttgtttggaGGTAACAACCCACATCCCTGTCGACACCAAAGGGAGAGCATCAGTTTAACAGTTCAACAGTATGATGgaatcacatacagtacatgtgtttgtttgtaatttTGTAATATGTAATcattttcctctgttttattCTCAGATGAGCTTCCTGCTGATTCTGTCCTGCAGCCCTTCAGACACTATTACACCCAGGCTGAGCGCTCACTGCATGCTTTACTACAAATCAGGTTAGATGTTTGATGGAATACACTTACAGATAAAGCAAAGACAACAAACAGAATCATTTAGCTATTATAGGAAGTGAAAGGAGatgaatatatatgtatgtactgtatatatacagtgtatatatatatatacagcaggTCATGTCCTTACTGTATAGTGTACAACTAAGTCTATATATTGTGCAGGTTGACCTGATGTGTACTGTTTACACTGAGATGTGGGATGTGACCTGACTAGGGGTGTCccgattctccaaatccacgatccgatttgatttttaatttaaacatgccattgttgGATTATGGAGTCTTGGTTcataaagatcaacagatcattggttttatgccccgacaactgtcatttacactttcaaattcttctttaaaaagagaactgaactccctttttatttagaacGTGTTTCAATAATTAAACTTCAacagtctacaatataaaaagctgcatcttttcattatcagtatctgtgacccacctcagtacaGAATCATtactaaaacaaaacagaaatccttCTGCAGTATTTTACAAGTGCGCTGTAATAGACAAAAACAcggttttgttgtcatttactgtcgcgcttgtttctctcctctgacCGCTGTGTGTCACCCGTGGGAGTCACCGAGGGCGGAGGCGGAGCCTTGGCGCTGAGAGACGGCACTCAGCAGTCCGCTAGCTTGTTGCTCTCGCTACCAATATCAGTtgctctgattcaacaacgttgAGCTGAAAAATGTGCCTGtaggctgaaattcaaccgtggtgttgttctgtcgggagatgcagtgacttaatGTTAAACCAAGTAAGAGTAGAAAAGCTATGATGAGTAAGGAaaagtaactaactaactaaagtcTGCTAGCCACTTGGCTaattcatgcagtgtaaaatTACACAGGCATGCAGGAAGTGCCCCGAGTATCATAGCGACCATGGTAGCGACAGGGACGACAcatgtttcccatcatgcctgcaGAGTCCCGAGTGCTGGGCTGAGTAGTTTCAGTTTGCTGAAATGCCTTTCCATGCAATCGGTTACCCCCCCAAGCCTGCTAAAAACATCACAGAAGAGCTGAAAACATCAGATGCGTGTGGAGCGATGAGGAGACCGTAACCTTCCTCACATTAATTCATGAAACATTATGTCTTCCACACGGTTTTCCATCGTTTCAGCTTTGAATGGAGCTCTTTTATTGACCTCGTCTCGTTGTGTCCTCTTCCTCTGCAATGCTTTAATGGCACCAACTGGAGGATCAGCTCCACCGGCTGTTTATCTCCATCAACCGATCAGCTCCTTTTCACCCTACCACAGTAATGGATGCAAACTTTCATTGGATACTGTCTGGAAATTCAATGAACATTTAAGATGTATTTGGATGGACCTGACAGTGAGCAGCATGAACAGTAGCAGGAGCCTGAAGTTGAATTCAGACATCATTCAGTCACGTCAGCATGTGTTAAGGCCCACGAATGCTGTTATTGAAATGACAGTGACATGATAACTTGTTCTTCTTTCAGGAGAGAGTGGGATGTGTTTGCGGTTCCAGCGGATCATCCTGATGGTTCTGCGGTTCCTCAGAGCTGGATCCTGCCAGACGCCCCGTCAGACCATGCCTGGGCCTCTGCTCTGTGCACTGCTGACACGGACTGAGACGGCCTCTGACTCACTGTATGTGCTGTCAACTGGTGCCCGACATCCAACACTCCACTAATACAGTAAATCCAAACCTCCGGTGCAGGTTACTGGAAGGACTGCTGGTATAAACCCATCTGAGCAAGATGTACAAATAAGACTTTAATGAGTAAAGAAGTTAATAAAGGATTTAGAAGTAATTTGTTCTAAACCCTCTGTTAACCTGAATAAGAAAATTACATCATGGTCTGTGATCTTCATGTGAACTGCAGCGTCCCACTGTAGAACTGTCTGTGTCAGATCTAATACAAGATGAAGGGATGAGGTTCCAGCTGCATTGGTCACAGAACAAAATGCTGCAGGTGAGAAAAACGGAGTCGATAACAAAATATGGTACGTTATTCATCTCACTGCTGTTCCTCTGAAGCTCTTGCAGAGAACGAGCTTCGATCCACAAGGTTCATGTCGTGTGATGAcactaaatttttttttttattgaatctCAGATGAACAGCATAGGTTTGGTTGTGCTCTTTCTTTGGTATGCTCTGTGGTGTTTCTGAAGTGAAGCACTGATAATGATGCATTTAATGgcgatgtttttgtttttttatgtacctTCATTTTTATTCAGAGTAAGTTTAATAGAAAAGGCATCTGAGGAGCAAAAACTGTTGGGTTAACCCTTTCAGTACCAGGTTAAAACCCCTCATTGGCAGGGCATTATTAGGTGAAAGGTCGGGAAATCCCCCAGAATCATCACAAGTCACATATATTCACAACAAATGGGAGCGAAATCTGTCCAGTAGTGTTCTGGATTATAGTGAATCATATTTGATGTGTACACTGTGGCACAAAATGCACTTTCATTATACAATAGAGAGTCTGGCATCTGTCCTGCTTTCAAAAACTTAAAGGTCCTATAttatactcattttcaggttcatacttgtattttgtgtttctactagaacaggtttacatgctgtaatgtaaaaaaaaaaaaaaacactttattttcctcatactgttggcctgaataagcctgtattcaccctctgtcttaaacgctccgttttagcacatttagACGGAATTGCGATGGAATTGCAACAAtggtgttgctaggcaacagctttggtccatgtgtacttcctgtcagtagatgttattcacatacactgaaaccaggaataaactggaacacatttagattgtttacgtttaaaactgtgtaatggtctaaatattgaatatttatgacatcacaaatggaccaaaatcctgacagcttgtttcaaatgaagagtttctgaatacgggctgtggatagagcgtttcgatactttcacagtatttatataggactgaagcctgctttattataaaaaaaaaacatgaacatttcactttttataatatgggaccgtTAAACTTAATTAGAATCATCACATATATACAGGTAATACATGAaatgtgacctctgcatttaacccatcctagtagcagtgggctgctgtgaagcgcccGGGAAGacacttggggttcagtgtctcgcttaACGACATGCAGACGGGAGGAACCGGGGATCGATCCTGGTGCATAAAGGACAacccgctctacccactgagccacagccacagcAATTTCCtataataataaaggaataATGAATAATCTAATAATGATGTGGATGTTTGACTCCAGCCAGCCTGACATCACCGTGTTTACACAGGGTTCTGCTGTAATCGGCTGTAATGGCATCTGACGTCAGGCTTTTACTCTGTTGACttcttgtgtgtgtggacagtAAATCAGGTTAGTGCAAGTCCCCAGATTACTGCTACAGGTGAATCTCCTCTAATTTAAGCTTCGGCGTCCATTTGAGCTGAGAGGATCCCGACAGTGTGACAGCAGCGCCACGACAACACCGGTAAGAtgacttttgttttattaacattCAAATATAGTTGAAACAGACAATTTACTGGAACCAAGCTTATTAAGATTAGGCTGTGCTATACACTGTTTTATTTCAAAGGGCACATGCTCATAaagtacaaataaaatatagataTACACCGATAAGCcgtaacattaagaccactgacaggtgaagtgaataacattgattatttgTTACAATATCACCTGGCAGTTGGGGGGACATATTAGACAGcaggtgaacattttgaactttgaactttgtgctggaagcagaaaaaatgggccagtgtaaggatgtgagagcatctccagaactgcagctttTGTTGGATGTTCCCGGtgtgcagtggtcaggaccgaccaaaagtggtccaaggaaggaaaaccagtgaaccggcgacagggtcagacccgaggctcattgatgcacgtggggagcgaaggctggccagTGTTGTCTGATCccatagaagagctactggagctcaaactgctgaaaaagttaatgctggttccgatagaaaggtttcagaacacacagtgcattgcAGTTTGATcggtatatagatatatagatatatagatatataaactggaaaaacaaagttcggaaacttgtgttcgGTGGattttttctctgttgttacaatgctaattggcattgtattttacatcgttggaaagcctgtttatttaccttcacaatgatgtccaacttgtaaggatcatgcatttgtgggatgagcagcacagctgattatgtgggtagcgcccaagaaaaatttgccaaaatgctctaaacagtgTAAACTAATTATTACACAATGTGgtaataataaacacaatgatgtgttgtttatatatatatagtggtGTAATATAGTAAAGTAATAATACTTCATTACAGTACTTTGTGAGTATCTGTACATAACttgagtttttatatttctgttaacTTTCtacatttcctaaataaaatgtgtacttttactctgATAAATTTCCcctaaagtggcagtaggcagtatatttttggcatcattgggcaaaattccaTAATACCCTTTCAGCAGAACACTgtagtgttctgagagagaactagacttctgctcctcctcatggctctgttttcaggctttagaaaatctagcccgtgacgggagactttgaccaatcacaggtcatttcattgagagagcgttcgtATTGGCTGTGGTCCGGTCaagtgaccggaacttggcgttccttcaacagattttacaatggcggcgtcgtcacaaactttctcatttaacagctaaaccgtgcactacaagatgattctgacaacatttgaggagagaaatagacattaacgtaacagaatattgattcatatttgatcagcgctgactagtttgaccgtttggtcggagttcgcgagtgattgacagctgctctcatagacagcagctggacagcagacctcaggtcagctcttactgcttgttttcctccggtctgtgaaatctt
This window of the Sebastes fasciatus isolate fSebFas1 chromosome 2, fSebFas1.pri, whole genome shotgun sequence genome carries:
- the pdcd7 gene encoding programmed cell death protein 7, with the protein product MDNLYHHQASSEPQQPLGYNGGYLETPPYTANRPPGSSALQADHDPAAPRWTPPGGYGGGHPYGFRSDFPAPPPHHPVFPYGFDPSVPPPPFGCSPPGHFPTTLVTAAPVHAYSSRGAATFQPFGAGPQAAQYDLEPGHRQQRDCEDYSGSGALLFPPQGTGKDRDWSPGTTTRPEDETALQRRQDQQWLGRFLQDRDNTPKSRQTQKQQTQQPPHRTPVPDLRAALNRAAQLVAQLAESCETLRNNVEDGCVWPDSYVVALNVKKELQEKLQGLGDSECLAGWRAKLSRVANRRARRLRARKLFQVEEEHREELLAEKEAAINKWRMQRVHQVEEKKKERELKLAADAVLCEVRKKQADVKRMHDILRSLEKLRRLRKEAASRKGIVTERECDEAFGSRLEQLRNVMKKRTAIYSTEEKALMVMLEGEQEEERRREQEKRVKKERERHLQRKRRVNTMLFGDELPADSVLQPFRHYYTQAERSLHALLQIRREWDVFAVPADHPDGSAVPQSWILPDAPSDHAWASALCTADTD